The following are from one region of the Sphingomonas oryzagri genome:
- the rfaE1 gene encoding D-glycero-beta-D-manno-heptose-7-phosphate kinase, which translates to MQAGKGFDVGGWRGRRVLVLGDVMLDRFVYGHVERISPEGPIPVLRFDNEKLMLGGAANVARNIASLGGVPVLVGVLGEDAEADLITGTLLGEDGIEGRLLRHGGHPTTVKTRFVAAGQQMLRLDVEKMLVLDAGLRDRLAGQVEEAIEGLGAIVLSDYAKGVLSPELVSAVMAIAARHGVPVVVDPKRVDASVYRGARVMTPNALEALQATGFDTSTDEGAEAAARMLCEKGGVQSVVLTRGAQGMTIYAPGEEEGSVPVHIPTAASEVFDVSGAGDTVIATLSLGIAAGLPIARAAALANAAAGVAVAKLGTAAVHASELQRALFDRSVSDQENKVLGGDDAIAQVRRWQAEGRSVGFTNGCFDLVHPGHIAILQKARAACDRLVVALNTDASVKRLKGPSRPVQTETARAIVMASIGAVDLVTLFDEDTPIDLIEALRPDVLIKGADYRIDQVVGADIVRQQGGRVVLIPIEEGHSTTSIIARAG; encoded by the coding sequence ATGCAGGCAGGCAAGGGTTTCGACGTGGGCGGCTGGCGTGGGCGCCGCGTGCTCGTGCTGGGCGACGTGATGCTCGATCGCTTCGTCTACGGGCACGTCGAACGCATTTCGCCCGAAGGGCCGATCCCGGTGCTGCGCTTCGACAACGAGAAGCTGATGCTGGGCGGCGCCGCCAACGTCGCGCGCAACATCGCGAGCCTGGGCGGCGTGCCGGTGCTGGTCGGCGTATTGGGCGAGGACGCCGAGGCCGATCTCATCACCGGCACCCTGCTGGGTGAGGACGGGATCGAGGGGCGGCTTCTGCGCCACGGTGGCCACCCCACGACGGTCAAGACGCGCTTCGTCGCCGCCGGCCAGCAGATGCTGCGCCTCGATGTGGAGAAGATGCTGGTGCTCGACGCCGGCCTGCGCGACCGGCTCGCAGGGCAGGTGGAAGAGGCGATCGAGGGTCTCGGCGCAATCGTGCTGTCCGATTATGCCAAGGGCGTGCTCAGCCCCGAACTGGTGTCGGCGGTGATGGCGATCGCCGCGCGGCACGGCGTGCCGGTGGTCGTCGATCCCAAGCGTGTCGACGCATCGGTGTATCGTGGTGCGCGGGTGATGACGCCCAACGCGCTGGAGGCCCTGCAGGCCACCGGCTTCGACACCTCCACCGACGAAGGGGCCGAAGCCGCCGCGCGGATGCTGTGCGAGAAGGGCGGGGTGCAATCCGTGGTGCTGACGCGCGGCGCGCAGGGCATGACGATCTACGCGCCGGGCGAGGAGGAGGGGAGTGTCCCCGTCCATATCCCGACCGCAGCATCGGAAGTGTTCGACGTGTCCGGCGCGGGCGACACCGTGATCGCGACGCTCTCGCTCGGCATTGCGGCCGGGCTGCCGATCGCGCGCGCGGCGGCGCTCGCCAACGCGGCGGCGGGCGTCGCGGTGGCGAAGCTCGGCACGGCGGCGGTGCACGCCAGCGAATTGCAGCGCGCGCTGTTCGATCGCTCGGTCTCCGATCAGGAAAACAAGGTGCTCGGCGGCGACGACGCGATCGCGCAGGTGCGGCGCTGGCAGGCGGAGGGGCGGAGCGTCGGCTTCACCAACGGCTGCTTCGATCTGGTCCATCCCGGCCACATCGCCATCCTGCAGAAGGCGCGCGCGGCGTGCGACCGGCTGGTGGTGGCGCTCAACACCGATGCCTCGGTCAAGCGCCTGAAAGGCCCGTCGCGTCCCGTGCAGACCGAGACGGCGCGCGCCATCGTGATGGCCTCGATCGGCGCGGTCGATCTGGTGACGTTGTTCGACGAGGACACGCCGATCGATCTGATCGAGGCGCTGCGCCCCGACGTGCTGATCAAGGGCGCCGACTATCGGATCGATCAGGTCGTGGGTGCCGACATCGTGCGCCAGCAGGGCGGTCGCGTGGTGTTGATCCCGATCGAGGAAGGCCACAGCACGACGTCGATCATCGCGCGGGCGGGCTGA